A single region of the Vicia villosa cultivar HV-30 ecotype Madison, WI linkage group LG4, Vvil1.0, whole genome shotgun sequence genome encodes:
- the LOC131595725 gene encoding pentatricopeptide repeat-containing protein At2g35030, mitochondrial: protein MKRLLYHHLSFIFMNVPNLIKHPNYIIHGLPLLSNIRIRLTSTFTVSLQMKRSNFLISNLCKEGKIDQARKVFDQMSERDVCLWTTMITGYIKGGMIKEARKLFDRSDAEKNVIVWTAMVSGYVKMNQILEAERLFYEMPIRNVVSWNTMIDGYARNGRTQQALDLFTRMPERNVVSWNTIMTALAHSGRIEDALRLFDKMPERDVVSWTTMVAGLSKNGRIDDARELFDRMPIRNVVSWNAMIAGYAQNGKLDEALSLFERMPQRDMPSWNTMVTGFIQNGNLNKAVKLFDAMPQKNIITWTAMMTGYVQHGLSEEALKIFNKMQAHDGLKPATGTFVTVLGACSDLAGLTEGQQIHQMISKTVFQESTQVVSALINMYSKCGELHVARKMFDDGLSRHMDLISWNGMIAAYAHHGYGNEAINLFNKMQELGFQANDVTFVGLLTACSHAGLVDEGLKYFDELLKNRDIQVREDHYTCLIDLCGRAGRLKEAFNIIEGLGKEASLSVWGALLAGCNMHGNTDIGKLVADKVLKIEPENAGTYSLLSNMYASVGKWKEAANVRMKMKDKGLKKQPGCSWIEVGNTVQVFVVGDKSHSQSEDLGYLLLDLHTKMKKAGDMPDDDLLVDVEI from the coding sequence ATGAAGAGGCTGCTATATCATCATTTATCTTTCATTTTCATGAATGTTCCCAACCTCATCAAACACCCTAACTATATCATACATGGCCTCCCACTTCTCAGTAACATCAGGATCAGGTTAACATCCACTTTCACTGTCAGCTTACAAATGAAGCGCTCCAACTTCCTCATCTCAAACCTATGTAAGGAAGGAAAGATCGACCAAGCACGCAAGGTGTTTGATCAAATGTCTGAAAGGGATGTTTGTTTGTGGACTACAATGATAACTGGGTATATTAAGGGTGGCATGATTAAGGAAGCTAGGAAGCTGTTTGATAGATCCGATGCGGAAAAGAATGTCATTGTTTGGACTGCTATGGTTAGTGGGTACGTCAAGATGAATCAAATTCTGGAAGCTGAGAGGTTGTTTTATGAGATGCCTATTAGGAATGTTGTGTCTTGGAATACCATGATTGATGGGTATGCGCGGAATGGTCGAACTCAACAGGCTTTGGATTTGTTTACAAGAATGCCCGAGAGGAATGTGGTTTCTTGGAATACGATAATGACGGCCTTGGCGCATTCGGGGAGGATTGAGGATGCGCTAAGGCTTTTTGATAAGATGCCGGAAAGGGATGTGGTTTCGTGGACTACTATGGTTGCGGGTTTGTCGAAAAATGGGAGAATTGATGATGCTCGGGAACTTTTTGATAGGATGCCGATTCGTAATGTGGTTTCTTGGAATGCAATGATTGCGGGTTATGCACAAAATGGGAAGTTGGATGAGGCTTTATCATTGTTTGAGAGAATGCCTCAGAGGGATATGCCCTCGTGGAATACAATGGTTACGGGTTTCATTCAAAATGGGAATTTGAATAAGGCAGTGAAGTTATTTGATGCAATGCCGCAAAAGAATATCATTACTTGGACTGCTATGATGACTGGGTATGTCCAACATGGTCTAAGTGAAGAAGCGCTGAAAATATTTAACAAAATGCAAGCTCATGATGGATTAAAACCAGCCACCGGAACTTTTGTGACTGTTTTAGGTGCTTGTAGTGACTTGGCCGGTCTTACCGAAGGACAACAAATCCATCAAATGATTAGTAAAACAGTTTTTCAGGAGAGCACACAAGTGGTATCAGCGCTGATAAATATGTACTCAAAATGTGGGGAGTTGCACGTTGCTAGGAAGATGTTTGACGATGGATTATCGAGGCACATGGATTTGATATCTTGGAATGGTATGATTGCCGCCTACGCACACCATGGATATGGAAATGAAGCAATAaacctatttaataaaatgcaAGAATTAGGTTTTCAAGCCAATGATGTCACCTTTGTTGGACTTCTCACAGCTTGTAGTCATGCTGGTTTAGTTGACGAGGGACTTAAATACTTTGATGAGCTTTTGAAAAACCGAGATATACAAGTAAGAGAAGATCACTATACTTGTCTGATTGATCTTTGTGGTCGTGCGGGAAGGCTGAAAGAAGCTTTCAATATCATCGAGGGGCTTGGGAAAGAGGCATCATTATCTGTTTGGGGTGCACTCCTCGCTGGATGTAACATGCATGGGAACACTGATATAGGGAAACTCGTAGCTGATAAAGTTTTGAAAATCGAACCAGAAAATGCAGGCACCTACTCATTACTCTCAAATATGTATGCTTCTGTAGGGAagtggaaagaagctgccaatgTTAGAATGAAAATGAAAGACAAAGGGTTAAAGAAGCAGCCAGGTTGTAGTTGGATTGAAGTTGGAAATACAGTGCAAGTATTTGTAGTCGGTGATAAATCACATTCTCAATCTGAGGATCTAGGGTATTTACTTCTTGACTtacatacaaaaatgaagaagGCCGGGGACATGCCAGATGATGATTTGTTGGTTGATGTGGAAAtttaa
- the LOC131600125 gene encoding MADS-box protein FBP24 isoform X1 produces the protein MGRGKIEIKRIENTTTRQVTFSKRRTGLLKKTNELSVLCDAEIGLIIFSSTGKLFQYCSQPYRMDQIIEKYKRSTGKRIMEEHDHQIQFHHREEMLHEMAMLRQESLRIEYGIQRYLGADVNCLKYDDLTKLEGELEISLTKIRNRQNELVQQQMENLRRKERILEDENMNLSNWVRMFTPTTNDHRAMMEENKRVQEQVMDQFPFFEDQPSSSFLQLAAPVLSPYLQLGQPNVQDYFNARDPDQP, from the exons ATGGGTCGtggaaaaattgagattaagaGGATCGAGAACACAACAACCAGACAAGTAACATTTTCAAAACGAAGAACAGGATTACTCAAGAAGACAAACGAACTTTCTGTCCTTTGTGATGCCGAAATCGGTCTCATAATTTTCTCAAGCACCGGAAAACTTTTCCAGTATTGCTCTCAACCCTATAG GATGGATCAGATCATTGAAAAGTACAAAAGATCTACTGGTAAACGAATTATGGAGGAGCATGATCATCAGATTCAGTTTCACCATAGG GAAGAAATGTTGCATGAGATGGCAATGCTGAGGCAAGAAAGTCTTCGGATTGAATATGGAATTCAACGATATCTTGGAGCTGATGTAAACTGTTTAAAGTATGATGATTTAACTAAACTTGAGGGAGAATTGGAGATCTCTCTTACTAAAATTCGAAACCGTcag AATGAACTTGTGCAGCAGCAAATGGAGAATCTGAGAAGGAAG GAAAGAATATTGGAAGATGAGAACATGAATTTATCCAACTGGGTGAGAATGTTTACTCCTACTACTAAC GATCATAGGGCAATGATGGAAGAAAATAAAAGAGTGCAAGAACAAGTAATGGATCAGTTTCCATTTTTTGAGGATCAACCTTCTAGTAGTTTCCTTCAACTTGCTGCACCTGTCCTCAGTCCTTATCTTCAACTTGGTCAACCAAATGTTCAAGATTATTTCAATGCTAGGGACCCTGATCAGCCATAG
- the LOC131600125 gene encoding MADS-box protein FBP24 isoform X2: MGRGKIEIKRIENTTTRQVTFSKRRTGLLKKTNELSVLCDAEIGLIIFSSTGKLFQYCSQPYRMDQIIEKYKRSTGKRIMEEHDHQIQFHHREEMLHEMAMLRQESLRIEYGIQRYLGADVNCLKYDDLTKLEGELEISLTKIRNRQNELVQQQMENLRRKERILEDENMNLSNWDHRAMMEENKRVQEQVMDQFPFFEDQPSSSFLQLAAPVLSPYLQLGQPNVQDYFNARDPDQP; this comes from the exons ATGGGTCGtggaaaaattgagattaagaGGATCGAGAACACAACAACCAGACAAGTAACATTTTCAAAACGAAGAACAGGATTACTCAAGAAGACAAACGAACTTTCTGTCCTTTGTGATGCCGAAATCGGTCTCATAATTTTCTCAAGCACCGGAAAACTTTTCCAGTATTGCTCTCAACCCTATAG GATGGATCAGATCATTGAAAAGTACAAAAGATCTACTGGTAAACGAATTATGGAGGAGCATGATCATCAGATTCAGTTTCACCATAGG GAAGAAATGTTGCATGAGATGGCAATGCTGAGGCAAGAAAGTCTTCGGATTGAATATGGAATTCAACGATATCTTGGAGCTGATGTAAACTGTTTAAAGTATGATGATTTAACTAAACTTGAGGGAGAATTGGAGATCTCTCTTACTAAAATTCGAAACCGTcag AATGAACTTGTGCAGCAGCAAATGGAGAATCTGAGAAGGAAG GAAAGAATATTGGAAGATGAGAACATGAATTTATCCAACTGG GATCATAGGGCAATGATGGAAGAAAATAAAAGAGTGCAAGAACAAGTAATGGATCAGTTTCCATTTTTTGAGGATCAACCTTCTAGTAGTTTCCTTCAACTTGCTGCACCTGTCCTCAGTCCTTATCTTCAACTTGGTCAACCAAATGTTCAAGATTATTTCAATGCTAGGGACCCTGATCAGCCATAG
- the LOC131598204 gene encoding uncharacterized protein LOC131598204: MGPLDFDALKDMQNSANDLLHSPIVQQELVNQREEKWVNDVSESSLRILEVCGMSKDVLLFVKEHLQELQFTLRRASIGEPGIEEKITCHNCYRKKLKKETMKCLKWLKGVKSKTLTLHPLMKEQKLTLVVDVLREVRMTSISIVESLLSLISTPWLESKHSGKRSFASKFIRGGLGNCDDDIFDAMMLQSAKKRLAGVQIAIEDLEVELECMFRRLIHTRVLLLNILTNCEV; encoded by the coding sequence ATGGGTCCACTTGATTTTGATGCACTTAAAGACATGCAAAATTCGGCAAATGATCTTCTTCATTCACCGATTGTACAACAAGAGCTTGTCAACCAAAGAGAAGAAAAATGGGTTAACGATGTTTCTGAGTCGTCGTTAAGGATATTAGAAGTGTGTGGTATGTCGAAAGATGTTCTTTTGTTTGTAAAAGAACATCTTCAAGAACTTCAATTTACTTTGCGAAGAGCAAGCATTGGTGAACCAGGGATTGAGGAGAAAATCACTTGTCATAATtgttatagaaaaaaattaaagaaagagACTATGAAGTGTTTGAAATGGTTAaagggtgtgaaaagtaaaacaCTAACTTTGCACCCCCTAATGAAGGAACAAAAACTAACATTAGTTGTTGATGTTTTAAGAGAAGTAAGGATGACAAGTATTTCCATTGTGGAATCGTTGTTGTCACTGATTTCAACACCATGGTTGGAATCTAAACATAGTGGTAAAAGGTCTTTTGCATCAAAGTTTATAAGGGGGGGTTTGGGAAATTGTGATGATGATATATTTGATGCAATGATGCTTCAAAGTGCAAAGAAAAGGTTAGCAGGGGTGCAGATAGCAATTGAAGATCTTGAGGTTGAGTTGGAATGCATGTTTAGACGTTTGATCCATACAAGAGTTTTGCTTCTTAACATTCTTACCAATTGTGAGGTTTAG